The Roseimicrobium gellanilyticum genome contains a region encoding:
- a CDS encoding Uma2 family endonuclease has product MSTPARQPAPQAPKQVTRIGPMTMQEYLRRERESEFKHEYRDGYMIPVGEMLAMSGGTIPHSKIKVNLVTLLSTKLRGKKCQPYDSDLMVLLAHANKGTYPDASVFCEPLEVTEEEKNAPTNPSAIFEVLSSTTEAYDRGEKFEAYQQVSSMRLYVLISQSHPLVEVYERPEGGGPQWLYTAYARVEAIAKLPALGIEIPLADLYENVEFPPEDPLYTAMLREQEAAYAIP; this is encoded by the coding sequence ATGTCCACTCCCGCCAGACAGCCTGCGCCCCAGGCTCCGAAACAGGTGACGCGCATCGGTCCGATGACCATGCAGGAGTACCTGCGCCGGGAGCGCGAGTCTGAGTTCAAGCACGAGTACCGGGATGGATACATGATCCCGGTGGGGGAAATGCTGGCGATGTCCGGCGGGACGATTCCGCACAGCAAGATCAAGGTCAACCTTGTTACCCTCCTCTCGACCAAGCTTCGTGGGAAAAAGTGCCAGCCATACGACTCTGATCTGATGGTGTTGCTGGCACACGCGAACAAGGGGACTTATCCAGACGCCAGCGTATTCTGCGAACCGTTGGAAGTCACCGAAGAGGAGAAAAACGCTCCCACCAATCCCTCAGCCATCTTCGAAGTCCTCTCCAGTACCACCGAGGCCTATGATCGTGGCGAGAAGTTTGAGGCTTATCAGCAGGTGTCCTCAATGAGGCTCTATGTGTTGATCTCGCAAAGCCACCCCCTTGTTGAAGTCTACGAACGTCCAGAAGGCGGCGGCCCTCAATGGCTCTACACCGCGTATGCCCGTGTGGAGGCCATCGCAAAGCTCCCCGCTCTGGGCATTGAAATCCCTCTCGCCGATCTCTACGAAAACGTCGAGTTTCCTCCCGAAGACCCTCTTTACACAGCCATGCTGCGCGAGCAGGAGGCTGCCTACGCCATCCCATGA
- a CDS encoding glycine cleavage system protein H: protein MPLNFVRFKHARFTARFPESYRYSRSHYWMAPVEGEEGLWRVGFTKFATRMLGELVEANFKVNVGDPIFPGDSIGSVEGFKAASDVLCVMEGSFAGMNDALNVDACIVKSDPYEVGWLYAAKGQPEEDSLDVHGYVALLQETIQRMADAGYGHDEDGEKEY from the coding sequence ATGCCCCTCAACTTCGTCCGCTTCAAACACGCGCGCTTCACGGCACGCTTTCCTGAGTCCTACCGCTACTCCCGCAGCCACTACTGGATGGCGCCGGTAGAAGGGGAGGAGGGATTGTGGCGTGTGGGGTTCACGAAGTTCGCCACCCGCATGCTGGGGGAACTGGTCGAGGCGAACTTCAAAGTGAACGTGGGCGACCCCATTTTCCCCGGCGATTCCATCGGCAGCGTGGAAGGGTTCAAAGCGGCCAGCGATGTCCTCTGTGTCATGGAGGGCTCCTTCGCCGGCATGAATGACGCTCTCAACGTCGACGCCTGCATCGTGAAGAGCGACCCCTACGAAGTCGGCTGGCTGTACGCGGCAAAGGGGCAGCCCGAGGAGGATTCCCTGGACGTGCACGGTTACGTGGCGCTCCTGCAGGAGACCATTCAGCGGATGGCTGACGCCGGGTACGGGCACGATGAGGACGGGGAAAAGGAATATTAG
- a CDS encoding radical SAM protein produces MIFSLSNRILSTVDPKCLAKMAWNFGFKGARSVMLFKKRMKQGIHFPPFLYLSILNSCNLRCQGCWVDVEAPRNAIDLDTLNRTVNDAREHGNSFFGILGGEPFMHPELLDFLAQHPDCYFQVFTNGQLITEKAARALRQIGNVTPLISIEGTKTVSDERRGNKDVLNRTLRGLQHCLEQKLLTGVATSLCQTNLDDLLSEAWLDKLIDMGVHYTWYHTYRPVGPKINEQLALNPEQINRARRFIVNMRARKPIAIVDAYYDHAGQALCPMATGISHHVSPKGSIEPCPIIQFATEDITDKRGLFETFTNSAFLADFRKTSAEHTRGCVVLERPDVVKQLVLKHGAKDTTVRQTAIAELDRMSPRPSQWVKEENIPEKHWMYWVAKRFFYTDFGVYKDLKA; encoded by the coding sequence ATGATTTTCTCCCTCTCCAACCGCATCCTCAGCACCGTGGACCCCAAGTGCCTCGCCAAGATGGCGTGGAACTTCGGCTTCAAGGGGGCTCGCTCCGTGATGCTGTTCAAGAAGCGGATGAAACAGGGCATTCACTTCCCGCCCTTCCTATACCTCAGCATCCTGAACTCGTGCAATCTGCGCTGTCAGGGGTGCTGGGTGGACGTGGAGGCCCCGCGCAATGCCATCGACCTCGACACGCTGAATCGCACGGTCAATGACGCCCGCGAGCACGGGAACAGCTTCTTTGGCATTCTCGGAGGTGAGCCTTTTATGCATCCCGAGCTGCTCGACTTCCTTGCGCAGCATCCGGATTGCTACTTCCAGGTTTTCACCAATGGCCAGCTCATCACGGAGAAGGCCGCCCGTGCCCTGAGGCAGATTGGCAATGTCACCCCGCTCATCAGCATCGAGGGCACCAAGACCGTGAGCGACGAGCGCCGCGGCAACAAGGACGTGCTCAATCGCACTCTGCGCGGTCTGCAACACTGCCTGGAGCAGAAACTCCTCACCGGCGTGGCCACCAGCCTCTGCCAGACGAATCTCGATGACCTCCTGAGCGAGGCCTGGCTGGACAAGCTCATCGACATGGGCGTGCACTACACCTGGTACCACACCTACCGTCCCGTGGGTCCGAAGATCAATGAACAGCTCGCGCTGAATCCTGAGCAGATCAATCGCGCGCGCCGCTTCATTGTGAACATGCGTGCGCGCAAGCCCATCGCCATCGTGGATGCCTACTACGATCACGCTGGCCAGGCCTTGTGCCCGATGGCCACGGGTATCAGCCACCATGTGAGTCCGAAGGGCAGCATCGAGCCGTGCCCCATCATTCAATTCGCCACAGAGGACATCACCGACAAGCGCGGCCTTTTCGAGACCTTCACGAACAGCGCCTTCCTCGCTGACTTCCGCAAGACTTCTGCCGAGCATACCCGCGGTTGCGTCGTCCTGGAGCGTCCCGACGTGGTGAAGCAACTCGTGCTCAAGCACGGCGCCAAAGACACCACCGTGCGCCAGACCGCCATTGCGGAATTGGACCGCATGAGCCCGCGCCCGAGCCAGTGGGTGAAGGAGGAGAACATCCCCGAGAAACACTGGATGTACTGGGTGGCGAAGCGGTTCTTCTACACGGACTTTGGCGTGTACAAGGATCTGAAGGCGTAA
- a CDS encoding 4Fe-4S dicluster domain-containing protein codes for MITHTARPLRVVLYEGNGAIPLSAEARTQVMIALLDKGYVVTRATAQGGGAMPHDDRSLLVLGLFPEKQAPNLEDVTGQVSIQSRDITGLDAESVLELVEKVRGAEPMNQPGTWKPWFPVIDYSRCTNCMQCLSFCLFDVYSVSNAGKIQVENNDNCKTNCPACSRVCPEVAIMFPKYSAGPINGDVVNDDDLRREKMKVDITSLLGGDIYSRLRDRSEAAKSRFSKERSADKALDERKKCLTKMAQDGFIPAEVLAALPSPDEIMRKATEAQAKAAAALAPNA; via the coding sequence ATGATCACCCACACCGCCCGTCCCCTCCGCGTTGTCCTTTACGAAGGCAATGGCGCCATCCCGCTGTCCGCTGAGGCCCGGACCCAGGTGATGATCGCATTGCTGGACAAGGGCTATGTGGTCACGCGTGCCACGGCTCAAGGCGGTGGGGCCATGCCGCATGACGATCGCAGCCTGCTGGTGCTCGGTTTGTTCCCAGAAAAGCAGGCGCCGAATCTCGAAGACGTCACGGGTCAGGTCAGCATCCAATCGCGCGATATCACGGGGCTCGATGCCGAGTCCGTGCTCGAGCTCGTGGAAAAGGTCCGCGGCGCTGAGCCGATGAACCAACCTGGCACGTGGAAGCCCTGGTTCCCGGTGATTGATTACAGCCGCTGCACAAACTGCATGCAGTGCCTGAGCTTCTGCCTCTTCGATGTGTATAGCGTCAGCAACGCCGGGAAGATCCAGGTGGAGAACAATGACAATTGCAAGACGAACTGCCCTGCTTGCTCCCGCGTCTGTCCAGAGGTGGCCATCATGTTCCCGAAGTACTCCGCGGGCCCCATCAATGGTGATGTGGTGAACGATGATGACCTTCGCCGTGAAAAGATGAAGGTGGACATCACCAGTCTCCTCGGCGGCGATATTTACTCGCGCCTGCGCGACCGCAGCGAGGCTGCCAAGAGCCGCTTCAGCAAGGAGCGCAGTGCGGACAAGGCACTGGATGAACGCAAGAAGTGCCTCACGAAAATGGCGCAGGATGGATTCATTCCCGCTGAGGTGCTTGCTGCGCTGCCGTCTCCAGATGAGATCATGCGCAAGGCCACGGAGGCGCAGGCCAAGGCCGCAGCGGCGCTGGCGCCCAATGCATGA
- a CDS encoding serine/threonine-protein kinase encodes MSTDSDLCPKCGQPLPQDAPRGLCPACLMAAGMETEPLPASAMPAPEPELLAKAFPHLEILEPLGAGGMGRVYKVRQPHLDRIAALKVLPPALASDPGWVERFHREARALARLNHPHIVQVYDFGEATSVEERPSLPYLLMEFVDGVNLRQAMQAGTLTAREALAIVPKLCDALQYAHERGVLHRDLKPENILMDDEGRVKIADFGLAKFVHSKGDAPPSVMLTQTGMHMGTAAYMAPEQIEHPQDVDHRADIYSLGVVFYEMLTGGLPLGRFPAPSETSGVDPRLDGVVFRTLEKHREKRYQSAGEVKTGLEHVCTSPVSQERKKAGASGLNRGCGVLAWILVGVFVFCAVGLALPALWYFAGHKAARYPVVAFQMCDTLSHVGTAVSVDPVVRSSPEAGGSIRIESTKGAVITVAELNGAQVTSGGLIQCGAMLKCKDTPEGAYLEMHIETTNGSLLTSKLPAQMVGGTAEWQPIWTNVDLPPGAQIARLWVNAVVNGSGTLWVDEILISHEPNP; translated from the coding sequence ATGAGCACCGACTCTGACCTCTGCCCCAAATGCGGCCAACCGCTGCCTCAGGATGCACCTCGCGGACTGTGCCCGGCGTGCCTGATGGCGGCGGGGATGGAGACAGAGCCACTGCCCGCCTCCGCCATGCCAGCGCCTGAACCGGAGCTGTTGGCAAAGGCGTTCCCACACCTGGAGATCCTCGAACCGTTGGGCGCCGGCGGCATGGGCCGGGTCTACAAGGTTCGCCAGCCGCATCTCGACCGCATCGCGGCGCTGAAGGTCCTGCCTCCCGCACTCGCTTCGGATCCCGGCTGGGTGGAGCGTTTTCACCGGGAGGCGCGGGCGCTGGCACGCCTGAATCATCCGCACATCGTGCAGGTGTATGACTTCGGTGAGGCCACCTCAGTAGAGGAACGACCTTCCCTGCCCTACCTGCTGATGGAGTTCGTGGACGGAGTGAATCTCCGCCAGGCGATGCAAGCAGGCACGCTCACGGCTCGTGAAGCGCTTGCCATCGTGCCCAAGCTCTGCGATGCCCTCCAATACGCTCACGAGCGCGGCGTGCTGCACCGCGATCTGAAACCGGAAAACATCCTCATGGATGACGAGGGCCGGGTGAAGATTGCAGACTTCGGTCTCGCCAAGTTCGTGCACAGCAAAGGGGATGCGCCGCCCTCCGTGATGCTCACACAGACAGGCATGCACATGGGTACGGCGGCCTACATGGCGCCCGAGCAAATCGAGCACCCGCAGGATGTGGATCATCGCGCGGATATCTACAGCCTCGGCGTGGTGTTTTATGAGATGCTCACCGGCGGACTTCCCCTGGGAAGATTCCCCGCACCGAGCGAGACCAGTGGCGTGGACCCACGCCTGGATGGCGTGGTGTTTCGCACGTTGGAGAAGCACCGTGAAAAACGCTACCAGTCCGCTGGTGAGGTGAAGACGGGGCTGGAGCATGTGTGCACCAGTCCTGTATCCCAAGAGCGCAAGAAAGCAGGTGCCTCAGGGCTCAACCGGGGGTGCGGCGTCCTGGCTTGGATTCTTGTAGGTGTCTTCGTATTTTGTGCCGTGGGCCTGGCTCTGCCAGCACTCTGGTACTTCGCGGGGCACAAGGCTGCCCGCTACCCGGTAGTCGCATTTCAGATGTGCGATACGCTTTCGCACGTGGGCACCGCCGTGTCCGTGGATCCCGTAGTGCGAAGTTCCCCAGAAGCGGGTGGCTCGATCCGCATTGAGTCAACCAAGGGGGCAGTCATCACGGTGGCAGAACTCAATGGAGCCCAGGTCACCTCTGGAGGTCTTATCCAGTGCGGTGCCATGCTGAAGTGCAAGGACACTCCCGAGGGCGCCTATCTGGAAATGCACATCGAAACCACCAACGGATCCCTGCTCACCTCCAAACTGCCGGCTCAAATGGTGGGTGGCACTGCGGAGTGGCAGCCGATTTGGACGAATGTCGACTTGCCACCCGGGGCTCAAA